Proteins from a genomic interval of Streptococcus oralis:
- the yfmH gene encoding EF-P 5-aminopentanol modification-associated protein YfmH, which produces MTKVTFEEKYYPAVKETVYKTQLSNGLTVSLLPKQDFNEVYGVVTVQFGSVDATYTSLDKGLRHHPAGIAHFLEHKLFERENSEDIMAAFTLLGAESNAFTSFTKTSYLFSTIDHLLENLDLLDELVGDVHLTEESVLREQDIIQQEREMYQDDPDSRLFFATLANLYPDTPLATDIVGSEKSISEIQVSNLKENFTEFYKPVNMSLFLVGNIDLELIEEYFSEKEKGVSNQFTVSKEQLPLQPVKQTGSLRMEVSLPKLAVAIRGTDQITEEESYRYNILLKLLFTMMFGWTSDRFQRLYETGKLDASLSLEVEVNSRFHFVILTMDTKEPVSLSHQFRKAIRQFSSDADITEEHLDLVKSEMFGEFFSSMNSLEFIATQYDPMDLGETIFDFPKILQEITLEDVLEAGHRLIDDGDLVDFTIFPA; this is translated from the coding sequence ATGACAAAGGTTACTTTTGAAGAAAAATACTATCCTGCTGTAAAGGAAACAGTCTACAAAACACAATTGTCAAATGGATTGACAGTTTCTTTACTCCCTAAACAAGATTTTAATGAGGTTTATGGGGTTGTAACGGTTCAATTTGGTTCCGTAGATGCAACTTATACAAGTTTAGACAAAGGTTTACGTCATCATCCAGCAGGAATTGCACATTTTCTTGAACATAAATTGTTTGAAAGAGAAAACTCTGAGGACATAATGGCTGCTTTTACTCTATTAGGTGCGGAAAGCAATGCCTTTACAAGCTTTACTAAAACCAGCTATCTTTTTTCAACAATTGACCATCTATTAGAGAATTTAGATTTGCTAGATGAGTTAGTCGGAGATGTTCATTTGACAGAAGAGTCTGTTTTGAGGGAACAGGATATTATCCAGCAAGAACGAGAAATGTACCAAGATGATCCAGACTCGCGTTTGTTTTTTGCAACATTAGCCAACCTTTATCCTGATACTCCTTTAGCAACAGATATTGTTGGAAGTGAAAAATCAATTTCTGAGATTCAAGTTTCAAATTTAAAAGAGAACTTTACAGAGTTTTACAAACCTGTCAACATGTCTCTATTTTTAGTTGGAAATATTGATTTGGAGCTCATTGAGGAATACTTCTCAGAAAAGGAAAAGGGAGTTTCAAACCAGTTTACAGTTTCAAAAGAGCAACTACCTTTGCAACCTGTAAAGCAAACAGGTAGCCTTCGGATGGAAGTTTCTTTACCAAAACTTGCTGTTGCTATTAGAGGAACTGATCAAATAACAGAAGAGGAGTCTTATCGTTACAATATTTTATTGAAATTGCTATTTACGATGATGTTTGGCTGGACCTCAGATCGTTTTCAAAGATTATACGAGACAGGGAAGTTAGATGCGTCATTGTCACTAGAGGTTGAGGTAAATAGTCGCTTTCATTTTGTGATATTGACGATGGATACCAAGGAACCTGTTTCTTTGTCGCACCAGTTTCGGAAAGCGATTCGTCAGTTTAGTAGTGATGCAGATATTACTGAGGAGCATCTTGATCTTGTTAAGAGTGAGATGTTTGGAGAATTTTTCAGTAGCATGAACTCCTTGGAATTTATCGCAACCCAATACGATCCTATGGATCTCGGAGAAACAATTTTTGATTTTCCGAAAATTTTACAGGAAATTACTTTGGAGGATGTTCTAGAAGCTGGACATCGTTTGATTGATGATGGTGATCTAGTTGATTTTACCATCTTTCCAGCTTAA
- the yfmF gene encoding EF-P 5-aminopentanol modification-associated protein YfmF translates to MELVPGISEHFVQSKKFKTNKITIRFTAPLSLETIAGRMLSASMLETANQVYPTSQVFRRYLASLYGTDISTSAYRRGQAHILDLTFTYVRDDFLSKKNVLTSRILELVKQTLFAPLVQDDAFEPALFEIERRQLLASLATDMDDSFYFAHKELDSLFFHDERLQLRYSDLRNSISNESPKSSYTCFQDALKNDRIDFFFLGDFNEVEITESLKSLSLTARENCVPIQYYQSYSNVLREGMVQRNVGQSILELGYHSPVKYGDDEHLPMLVMNGLLGEFAHSKLFTNVRENAGIAYSVSSQLDLFSGLLRMYAGIDRENRNQARKMMNHQLLDLKKGNFTDFELEQTKEMIRRSLLIAQDNQQTLVERAYLNALFGKSSFDIDRLVAKLESVDKEAVCKAANSLKLQAIYFMEGVE, encoded by the coding sequence ATGGAATTAGTGCCTGGAATTTCAGAACATTTTGTTCAATCCAAAAAGTTTAAAACAAATAAAATCACTATTCGTTTTACTGCTCCCTTATCTCTTGAGACAATAGCAGGACGCATGTTGAGCGCGAGTATGTTGGAGACGGCAAATCAAGTTTACCCAACATCTCAAGTATTTCGCAGATACTTGGCAAGTTTATATGGAACAGATATTTCCACAAGTGCTTATCGTAGGGGACAGGCACATATTCTTGACTTAACGTTTACCTATGTGAGGGATGATTTTTTAAGTAAAAAGAATGTCTTGACTTCTCGAATTTTGGAATTGGTGAAACAGACTTTATTTGCTCCCTTAGTTCAAGATGATGCTTTTGAGCCAGCCCTATTTGAAATTGAAAGAAGACAGTTGTTGGCTAGTTTAGCTACTGATATGGATGATTCATTTTATTTTGCTCATAAGGAGTTGGATAGCTTGTTCTTCCATGATGAGCGTCTTCAATTGAGATACAGTGATTTACGAAATAGCATTTCAAATGAGTCTCCAAAAAGCAGCTACACTTGCTTTCAAGATGCTCTGAAAAATGATCGAATTGATTTCTTTTTCTTAGGTGATTTTAATGAAGTAGAAATTACAGAATCGCTGAAATCATTATCCCTTACAGCTAGAGAGAATTGTGTCCCTATCCAATATTATCAATCTTATTCGAATGTCCTACGAGAGGGAATGGTTCAGAGGAATGTTGGGCAATCTATTTTGGAATTAGGCTATCATTCTCCTGTAAAATATGGCGATGATGAGCATTTACCCATGCTTGTCATGAATGGTTTGTTGGGTGAATTTGCACATTCGAAACTTTTTACAAACGTTCGTGAAAATGCTGGAATAGCCTATTCAGTCTCTAGTCAATTGGATTTGTTTAGTGGTCTGTTAAGGATGTATGCGGGTATTGATAGAGAAAATCGAAATCAGGCTAGAAAAATGATGAATCATCAATTGCTAGATCTGAAAAAGGGCAACTTTACAGATTTTGAACTTGAACAAACCAAGGAGATGATTCGAAGATCTTTATTAATTGCTCAAGATAATCAACAGACCCTGGTTGAAAGAGCCTATTTGAATGCTCTATTTGGAAAATCAAGCTTTGATATTGATCGATTGGTGGCAAAATTAGAGAGTGTTGATAAAGAAGCGGTATGTAAAGCTGCCAACAGTTTGAAGTTACAAGCAATTTACTTTATGGAAGGAGTAGAATGA
- the yaaA gene encoding S4 domain-containing protein YaaA yields the protein MEYKLFEEFITLQALLKELGIIQSGGAIKSFLMEHHVYFNGELENRRGKKIRVGDTIDIPDLKIDITLTQPSLKEQEEYQADKIEKERIAKLVKEMNKGVKKEKQKTSSSPKTKQVPRFPGR from the coding sequence ATGGAATACAAATTATTTGAAGAATTTATCACGCTCCAAGCCCTCCTAAAAGAGCTTGGAATTATACAAAGCGGCGGTGCTATCAAATCCTTTCTAATGGAGCATCACGTTTACTTTAATGGTGAATTAGAAAATAGACGGGGGAAAAAAATTCGTGTTGGAGATACGATTGACATTCCTGATTTAAAAATTGACATCACCTTGACACAACCAAGTTTAAAAGAGCAAGAAGAATATCAAGCAGATAAGATTGAGAAAGAGCGAATTGCTAAACTTGTCAAAGAGATGAATAAAGGTGTCAAGAAAGAAAAACAAAAAACTTCCTCATCGCCTAAAACCAAACAAGTTCCACGTTTTCCAGGAAGATAA
- the recF gene encoding DNA replication/repair protein RecF (All proteins in this family for which functions are known are DNA-binding proteins that assist the filamentation of RecA onto DNA for the initiation of recombination or recombinational repair.) — protein sequence MWLQHLTIKTFRNYKEAKIDFNPKLNVFLGQNAQGKTNILEAIYFLALTRSHRTRTDKNLIHFDNEQLRLSGLLQKKTSSIPLEIDLTPKGRVTKVNHLKQARLSDYIGHMNVVLFAPEDLQLIKGAPSVRRKFIDIELGQIKPIYLSDLSNYNHILKQRNTYLKSSQKIDETFLSVLDDQLVEYGCRVIKHRIKFIKDLEKFGQKKHLEISNQSEELSISYQSTVNFTNEEVLMDSFKMALEKSRSRDLFKKNTGVGPHRDDIAFYINGMDASFGSQGQHRSLVLSIKLAEIELMESITNESPILLLDDVMSELDNTRQLKLLETISQSIQTFITTTSLDHLQNLPENLSIFNIQNGKISVNQP from the coding sequence ATGTGGCTCCAACATTTAACAATTAAAACTTTTCGAAACTACAAAGAGGCAAAAATTGATTTTAATCCAAAATTAAACGTCTTTCTAGGTCAAAATGCACAAGGAAAAACTAATATTCTAGAAGCAATCTATTTCTTGGCCTTGACACGTAGTCATCGGACTCGTACAGATAAAAATCTCATTCATTTTGATAACGAGCAACTCCGTCTTTCTGGCTTGCTACAGAAAAAAACAAGCTCTATTCCTCTAGAAATTGATTTAACGCCAAAAGGGCGTGTGACTAAAGTCAATCACTTAAAGCAAGCTCGCCTATCAGACTACATCGGACATATGAATGTTGTCCTCTTCGCACCTGAAGATCTCCAGTTAATTAAAGGAGCACCTTCTGTCCGTCGAAAGTTTATTGACATCGAACTGGGACAAATTAAACCAATCTACTTGTCAGACTTGTCAAACTATAACCATATACTCAAGCAAAGAAATACTTACCTAAAATCCAGCCAGAAGATTGATGAAACATTTCTGTCAGTATTAGATGATCAGTTAGTAGAGTATGGATGTCGCGTTATAAAGCATCGAATAAAATTTATTAAAGACTTAGAGAAATTTGGTCAAAAAAAACACTTAGAAATTTCAAATCAATCAGAAGAGTTGTCAATATCTTATCAATCAACTGTCAACTTCACTAATGAAGAAGTCTTAATGGATTCTTTTAAAATGGCTTTAGAGAAAAGTAGATCAAGAGATTTATTCAAAAAGAATACTGGTGTTGGCCCTCATCGAGATGACATTGCTTTCTATATTAATGGTATGGATGCTAGTTTTGGAAGTCAAGGGCAACATCGTAGTCTTGTGCTTTCTATCAAACTAGCAGAGATTGAACTAATGGAAAGCATTACTAACGAGTCTCCAATACTCTTGCTTGACGATGTTATGAGCGAACTTGACAACACACGACAACTAAAATTACTAGAAACCATTTCTCAATCTATCCAAACCTTTATTACAACAACAAGTTTAGACCACTTACAAAATTTGCCAGAAAACCTTAGTATTTTCAATATTCAAAACGGTAAAATTTCTGTAAATCAACCTTGA